From the genome of Caldilineales bacterium, one region includes:
- a CDS encoding NUDIX hydrolase, producing MNDRTTHQPPSSADEHLRPSVTVDLVLFTFAEGELRVLLIKRRHPPFAASWALPGGFVGIGERIEDAAARELAEETAVEGVYLEQLYTFGEPNRDPRGRVITVAYFAIVGADVVQQAHAGAEASETGWFSVYDLPPLAFDHARIISYALQRLRYKLEYTALGFLLLPDEFTLSELQQVYQVVLCEPLDKRNFRRKILTQGILEDTSKLRFGDHRPAKLYRFAAAAIELEKARRRFP from the coding sequence GTGAACGATAGAACGACCCACCAGCCCCCATCGTCTGCCGATGAACATCTGCGCCCTTCGGTCACGGTTGATCTTGTCCTCTTCACTTTTGCCGAAGGCGAACTGCGGGTGCTGCTGATCAAGCGGCGACATCCGCCTTTTGCCGCTTCCTGGGCCTTGCCGGGCGGCTTCGTCGGCATCGGCGAACGCATCGAAGACGCCGCCGCCCGCGAACTGGCCGAAGAAACGGCCGTGGAAGGCGTCTATCTCGAGCAGCTTTATACCTTTGGCGAACCCAATCGCGACCCACGCGGACGGGTGATCACCGTCGCCTACTTCGCCATCGTCGGCGCCGATGTGGTGCAGCAGGCCCATGCCGGGGCCGAGGCCAGCGAGACGGGCTGGTTCAGCGTCTATGATCTGCCGCCACTGGCGTTCGACCACGCCCGCATCATCTCCTATGCCCTGCAACGGTTGCGCTACAAGCTGGAATACACCGCCCTGGGCTTCCTGCTCTTGCCCGACGAGTTCACCCTCAGCGAGTTGCAGCAGGTGTATCAGGTGGTGCTGTGCGAACCGCTGGACAAACGCAATTTCCGCCGCAAGATCCTGACCCAAGGCATCCTCGAAGACACGAGTAAACTCCGCTTCGGCGATCACCGCCCGGCCAAACTCTACCGTTTTGCCGCTGCGGCCATCGAGCTAGAGAAGGCGCGCCGCCGTTTTCCCTGA
- a CDS encoding universal stress protein — MYKHILIPLDGSDLAEQAVTEARKLIGPETTITLFQVIRLPLPVMSPDVGLSMPVIEMDDLMNEAMAYLNKVAAELATEGIEAKCEVVEADNVADAITDFARGHSVDLIIKTTHGRGGLSRLVFGSVAEGVVRHAPCPVLLIRAALVHS; from the coding sequence ATGTACAAGCACATTTTGATTCCCCTCGACGGTTCCGACCTGGCCGAACAGGCCGTGACCGAAGCCAGAAAACTGATCGGCCCCGAAACCACGATCACCCTGTTCCAGGTCATTCGCTTGCCCCTGCCGGTGATGTCGCCGGATGTGGGCCTGAGTATGCCTGTGATCGAAATGGACGATCTGATGAACGAGGCGATGGCCTATCTGAACAAGGTGGCGGCCGAACTGGCCACCGAGGGGATCGAAGCCAAATGCGAGGTGGTGGAGGCCGACAATGTGGCCGACGCCATCACCGACTTTGCCCGCGGCCACAGCGTCGATTTGATCATCAAGACCACCCACGGCCGCGGCGGGCTGAGCCGGCTGGTGTTTGGCAGCGTGGCCGAGGGCGTGGTGCGGCATGCGCCCTGCCCCGTGCTGTTGATCCGGGCGGCGCTGGTGCACTCCTGA
- a CDS encoding universal stress protein has protein sequence MYHTILIPLDGSTLAEQSLHHIQQVAAPAARVILIQVVHSPTPIVAPEMAVPLPTGGLEEVRDEVMAYLRSEAEGLAAGQVQVNIDAIESDDVAAAIVGYAKDHGCDLIIISTHGRGGLSRLVFGSVAENVVRHAPCPVLVMRPS, from the coding sequence ATGTACCATACGATCTTGATCCCACTGGACGGTTCGACCCTGGCCGAGCAGTCGCTGCACCACATCCAGCAGGTGGCAGCCCCAGCTGCGCGGGTGATACTGATCCAGGTCGTGCATTCCCCGACCCCCATCGTGGCCCCCGAGATGGCCGTGCCCCTGCCGACGGGCGGGCTGGAGGAGGTGAGAGACGAGGTGATGGCCTATCTGCGTTCGGAGGCCGAGGGTCTGGCTGCCGGACAGGTGCAGGTGAACATCGACGCCATCGAAAGCGATGATGTGGCCGCTGCCATCGTCGGCTATGCCAAAGACCACGGCTGCGACCTGATCATCATCTCGACCCACGGCCGTGGTGGCCTGAGCCGGCTGGTGTTTGGCAGTGTAGCCGAGAATGTGGTGCGGCACGCGCCCTGCCCGGTGTTGGTGATGCGGCCGAGTTAG
- a CDS encoding antitoxin family protein yields the protein MGLTFTAIYEKGVLRPLQPLSLPEHEAIELRIVPRVTRAQKKLAHRQKVYEALHVAGLIEPQTDSGSAHPVSEAALSSAVAALAMAGPISELIIAERMESY from the coding sequence ATGGGCCTTACCTTTACCGCCATCTATGAAAAAGGCGTCTTGCGCCCGCTACAGCCACTTTCTTTACCGGAGCATGAGGCAATCGAGTTGCGCATCGTCCCGCGAGTGACACGCGCTCAGAAGAAATTGGCTCACCGCCAAAAAGTGTATGAAGCGTTGCACGTTGCTGGTCTGATTGAACCGCAAACTGACTCCGGGTCTGCTCACCCTGTCTCGGAAGCGGCGTTGTCATCGGCAGTCGCGGCTTTGGCAATGGCCGGGCCTATCTCCGAGTTGATCATAGCCGAACGAATGGAGTCCTATTGA
- a CDS encoding aminoglycoside phosphotransferase family protein, translating into MPVDLPPALLWGLRRWLASPAATVTSLQRQPFSGGLSGSTLAYWRLNLRRAGIQSSMTLVHKRGAVVEGAFLRGAPQREVQVYVHLAGKAPIAMPTAVAFDLVSGDLWLLPLPPAKPTSHWLADWERADVENTLADLARLHAAYWQASALALTEWPWLAHPTTLDAPDLLADAVRSLEILLAEAEFDETLTAPRLTRLLALAASPAPLLETLNQSPFTLLHGDAGFQNIAISLDGRERVWYDWQLASAGPPALDLATYLHPWAYPDAHPPLSWDEMIGVYLAALARRGRVLDPDSFARQLDAALIWRWLCQWAPLLGLYRARLKDDVRRRLYHAFSQLHWPALARWGDADQ; encoded by the coding sequence ATGCCGGTTGATCTGCCCCCGGCCCTGCTGTGGGGTCTGCGTCGATGGCTGGCTTCGCCCGCCGCCACCGTCACCAGCCTCCAGCGGCAGCCGTTCAGCGGGGGTCTTTCGGGCAGCACCCTGGCCTACTGGCGGCTGAACCTGCGTCGGGCGGGGATCCAGTCGAGCATGACGCTGGTGCACAAGCGGGGCGCGGTGGTCGAGGGCGCGTTTCTGCGCGGGGCGCCGCAGCGCGAGGTTCAGGTCTACGTCCATCTGGCCGGCAAAGCGCCCATCGCCATGCCCACCGCCGTGGCCTTCGACCTGGTGAGCGGCGACCTCTGGCTGTTGCCCCTCCCTCCCGCCAAACCCACCTCGCATTGGCTGGCCGATTGGGAGCGGGCGGATGTGGAGAACACCCTTGCCGACCTGGCCCGCCTGCACGCCGCCTATTGGCAGGCTTCTGCTTTGGCCCTGACCGAATGGCCCTGGTTGGCCCACCCTACCACCCTCGACGCCCCCGACCTCTTGGCCGACGCCGTGCGTAGTCTGGAGATCCTCCTGGCCGAGGCCGAATTCGACGAGACCCTCACCGCGCCGCGCTTGACCCGCCTGCTGGCCCTGGCTGCCTCGCCCGCCCCGCTGCTAGAGACGCTCAACCAAAGCCCATTCACCCTCCTGCACGGCGATGCCGGTTTTCAGAACATCGCCATCAGCCTGGATGGGCGCGAGCGGGTGTGGTATGACTGGCAGCTGGCCTCCGCCGGACCGCCGGCGTTGGACCTGGCCACCTATCTGCACCCCTGGGCCTACCCCGATGCCCATCCGCCCTTGTCGTGGGACGAGATGATCGGCGTCTATCTGGCGGCGCTGGCGCGGCGGGGGCGCGTTCTCGACCCAGACTCGTTCGCTCGCCAGCTCGACGCCGCCTTGATCTGGCGCTGGCTGTGCCAATGGGCGCCATTGCTGGGGCTATACCGCGCCCGGCTCAAGGACGACGTGCGCAGACGGCTGTACCACGCCTTTTCGCAGCTGCACTGGCCGGCGTTAGCGCGGTGGGGAGACGCCGACCAGTGA
- a CDS encoding GNAT family N-acetyltransferase: MLEITPLRHRDLAAVTELFNQATAALPYHWPLDPKTFRQLVLLHDPAPVAEWTLDPEGWLTATLDGHTIGFAHCTIGRLQDDDRLTRAGFLRHLAVLPKGATTAAPALLAAADAYFRRQEVAQVVAFPIRGGYPCHLAGRGALVGGDLEIMGALGRAGYRISQRWLLYEMLFGDYVVEHLPQIAALDLKIAVTAQGFSLTASARAEFLAEIECALLPEVSQHTGVSTASLLGLCVAPASRRRGLGRWLLLRCLNELVTRGVQRLVVDINHTDADLQGLLLHVGMQELPLTGYSYVKSLA, from the coding sequence ATGCTCGAAATCACCCCCCTCCGCCACCGCGACCTGGCCGCCGTCACCGAACTGTTCAACCAGGCGACGGCCGCCCTCCCCTACCACTGGCCGCTCGACCCGAAGACCTTTCGCCAACTGGTGTTGCTCCACGACCCCGCTCCAGTGGCCGAATGGACGCTGGACCCGGAGGGCTGGCTGACGGCGACTCTGGACGGGCACACCATCGGCTTTGCCCATTGCACCATCGGGCGCTTGCAGGATGACGACCGCCTTACGCGCGCTGGCTTCCTCCGGCACCTGGCCGTGCTGCCCAAAGGCGCGACGACCGCCGCCCCCGCCCTGTTGGCCGCCGCCGACGCCTACTTCCGCCGCCAGGAAGTCGCCCAAGTGGTCGCCTTTCCCATCCGGGGCGGCTACCCCTGCCATCTGGCCGGCCGTGGGGCGCTGGTGGGCGGCGACCTGGAGATCATGGGCGCGTTGGGCCGCGCCGGTTATCGCATCAGCCAACGCTGGCTCCTGTACGAAATGCTCTTCGGCGATTATGTCGTCGAACATCTGCCGCAGATAGCGGCGCTGGATCTGAAAATCGCCGTCACCGCCCAGGGCTTCAGCCTGACCGCCTCCGCCCGCGCCGAATTCCTGGCCGAGATCGAATGCGCGCTGCTGCCCGAAGTCTCGCAGCACACCGGCGTCTCCACCGCCTCCTTGCTCGGACTGTGCGTGGCGCCAGCCTCTCGTCGCCGGGGTTTGGGGCGCTGGCTGCTTCTCCGCTGCCTGAACGAACTGGTCACACGGGGGGTACAACGACTGGTGGTGGACATCAACCACACCGACGCCGACCTGCAGGGCCTGCTGCTGCATGTCGGGATGCAGGAACTGCCACTGACGGGCTACAGCTATGTCAAAAGCCTCGCCTGA
- a CDS encoding LysE family transporter — MPYLLLGLSLGFSAGIAPGPLLALVIQRSLAGGLASGLRVTLAPILTDLPIIAVAVLLVGRLPPEYLDYLLIVGGLFVIWLGIDAYRHSAGAIVLTPTTSARQDLWHGALINFMNPHPYLFWAAVGAPTVVRAWRQQPAGAAAFVAGFYLTLIGSKMVIAWLFSRAQQLTTARLGRLIRASSFLLIAAGLLMLAAAWQNLRR, encoded by the coding sequence ATGCCCTATCTTCTCCTCGGCCTCTCCCTGGGTTTCAGCGCCGGGATTGCGCCCGGCCCGCTCCTGGCCCTGGTCATCCAGCGCAGCCTGGCCGGCGGACTGGCCAGCGGGCTGCGCGTCACCCTGGCGCCGATCCTCACCGACCTGCCCATCATCGCCGTCGCCGTCCTCCTGGTCGGCAGACTGCCGCCAGAGTACCTCGACTACCTGCTGATCGTGGGCGGCCTCTTCGTCATCTGGCTGGGCATCGATGCTTACCGGCATTCGGCCGGCGCCATCGTCCTGACGCCTACCACCAGCGCCCGTCAGGACTTGTGGCACGGCGCCCTGATCAACTTCATGAACCCGCACCCCTACCTGTTTTGGGCTGCGGTCGGCGCCCCCACCGTGGTGCGGGCCTGGCGCCAGCAGCCGGCCGGCGCCGCCGCCTTCGTCGCCGGCTTCTACCTCACCCTCATCGGCAGCAAGATGGTCATCGCCTGGCTCTTCAGCCGGGCGCAGCAACTGACAACCGCCCGCCTGGGCCGGCTCATCCGCGCTTCTTCCTTTCTGCTCATCGCCGCCGGCCTGCTCATGCTTGCCGCCGCCTGGCAAAACCTGCGGCGATGA
- the rlmB gene encoding 23S rRNA (guanosine(2251)-2'-O)-methyltransferase RlmB, whose protein sequence is MGDVRPGPRPGADLIYGRQAVRETLRAGRRKAGQLFLARGLQPHPLVDESLALARRAGAGIQTVEREQLDDWLHGANHQGLLLAAGPYPYADVDAALALARARDQDAFFLLLDRVQDPQNLGTLLRTAEACGVHGVVLPRHRAAEVTPAVVNASAGAVEHLLVCQETNLVATMGRLKAAGLWIAGLEAGPRSLPYTQPNLAGPLAVVVGSEGFGLGRLVAETCDWLLRLPMIGRIDSLNAAVAGSILLYHILGLRSHPAA, encoded by the coding sequence ATGGGAGATGTAAGGCCCGGCCCCCGGCCTGGCGCCGACCTGATCTACGGCCGCCAGGCCGTGCGCGAGACACTTCGAGCCGGCAGGCGCAAGGCCGGGCAACTGTTTCTGGCCCGGGGCCTGCAACCGCATCCGCTCGTGGACGAAAGCCTGGCCCTGGCGCGGCGGGCGGGCGCAGGCATCCAGACGGTGGAGCGGGAGCAACTGGATGACTGGCTGCACGGGGCTAACCATCAGGGCCTGCTCCTGGCCGCCGGCCCCTACCCTTACGCCGATGTGGACGCCGCCCTGGCGCTGGCAAGGGCGCGCGACCAGGATGCCTTCTTCTTGCTGCTCGACCGTGTGCAAGACCCGCAAAACCTGGGGACGCTGCTGCGCACGGCTGAGGCTTGCGGCGTCCACGGCGTCGTCCTCCCCCGCCACCGTGCGGCCGAGGTGACGCCAGCCGTCGTCAACGCCTCGGCCGGGGCCGTGGAGCACCTGTTGGTCTGCCAGGAGACGAACCTGGTGGCGACGATGGGGCGGCTGAAGGCAGCCGGGCTGTGGATTGCCGGGCTGGAGGCCGGCCCCCGCTCGTTGCCCTACACCCAACCCAACCTGGCCGGCCCCCTGGCCGTGGTCGTCGGCTCCGAAGGTTTCGGTCTCGGCCGCCTGGTGGCCGAAACCTGCGACTGGCTGTTGAGACTGCCCATGATTGGCCGCATCGACTCGCTCAACGCCGCCGTCGCCGGTTCGATCCTGCTCTACCACATCCTCGGCCTGCGCTCTCACCCCGCCGCCTGA
- the cysS gene encoding cysteine--tRNA ligase, producing the protein MPLRVYNTLTRQLELFQTLEPGVVRLYVCGPTVYDDAHIGHGMSALVFDIIRRYLEFRGYRVLHAMNFTDVDDKIINRARAAGEDSMQLAQRYIDRFRDQMARLRILPPTVTPRVSTTIDEIIAMVQSLIDRGHAYESEGDVYFRVGSDADYGKLSRRSIEHAVSSTRQRFGDELKDDAADFALWKRQKAADEPAWPSPWGLGRPGWHIECSAMARRHLGVSIDIHGGGNDLIFPHHENEIAQSESCNGAPMATYWLHNGMLQLRGEKMSKSLGNMIGIDDFLAEHSPDAFRLLVLGSHYRKPLVFGDDVVEQAERGLDRLRGALRPPSGRLVAGPEVESLSQALQNARERFIEAMDDDFNSAGALGHLFDLVKAINSARDAGVGDEALAEAQAGLQEFAGVLGLDLTEPQQGRSTGAAPFIDLLVATRTGLRQAKQWALADQVRIRLAELGVVLEDTREGTTWRWEM; encoded by the coding sequence ATGCCCCTCCGCGTCTACAACACCCTCACCCGCCAGCTCGAACTGTTCCAGACCCTGGAGCCGGGCGTCGTGCGCCTATACGTCTGCGGCCCCACCGTCTATGACGACGCCCACATCGGCCACGGCATGTCGGCGCTGGTGTTCGACATCATCCGCCGCTATCTCGAATTTCGTGGCTATCGCGTCCTCCACGCCATGAACTTCACCGACGTGGACGACAAGATCATCAACCGCGCCCGCGCCGCCGGCGAAGACTCCATGCAGTTGGCGCAACGCTACATCGACCGCTTTCGCGACCAGATGGCCCGGCTGCGCATCCTGCCGCCCACCGTCACCCCGCGCGTCTCCACCACCATCGACGAGATCATCGCCATGGTGCAATCGTTGATCGACCGGGGCCACGCCTACGAATCCGAGGGCGATGTCTACTTTCGCGTCGGCAGCGACGCGGACTATGGCAAACTCAGCCGGCGCAGCATCGAGCACGCCGTCAGCAGCACACGCCAGCGGTTCGGCGACGAACTCAAAGACGATGCCGCCGATTTCGCCCTCTGGAAACGCCAGAAGGCCGCCGACGAACCGGCCTGGCCCAGCCCGTGGGGCTTGGGCCGCCCCGGTTGGCACATCGAATGCTCGGCCATGGCCCGGCGCCACCTGGGCGTCAGCATCGACATCCACGGCGGCGGCAACGACCTCATCTTCCCGCACCACGAAAACGAGATCGCCCAGAGCGAAAGCTGCAACGGCGCGCCCATGGCCACCTACTGGCTGCACAACGGTATGTTGCAACTGCGCGGCGAGAAAATGTCCAAGTCCCTGGGCAACATGATCGGCATCGACGACTTCCTGGCCGAGCACAGCCCCGACGCCTTCCGGCTGCTGGTGCTGGGGTCGCATTATCGCAAACCGCTCGTCTTTGGCGACGACGTGGTCGAACAAGCCGAGCGCGGCCTCGACCGCCTGCGCGGGGCCTTGCGCCCCCCCAGCGGACGCCTGGTCGCCGGCCCCGAGGTCGAATCGCTCAGCCAGGCGCTGCAAAACGCCCGTGAGCGTTTCATCGAGGCGATGGATGACGATTTCAACAGCGCCGGCGCCCTGGGCCACCTCTTCGACCTGGTCAAAGCCATCAACAGCGCCCGCGATGCCGGGGTGGGCGACGAGGCCCTGGCGGAGGCCCAGGCCGGTCTGCAAGAATTTGCCGGGGTGTTGGGGCTGGACCTGACCGAACCGCAACAAGGCCGCTCTACCGGCGCCGCTCCCTTCATCGATCTGCTGGTCGCGACCCGCACCGGGCTGCGCCAGGCCAAACAATGGGCGCTGGCCGACCAGGTGCGCATCCGGCTGGCCGAGTTGGGCGTTGTGCTGGAGGACACGCGCGAGGGGACGACCTGGCGATGGGAGATGTAA